A genome region from Candidatus Woesearchaeota archaeon includes the following:
- a CDS encoding tRNA (guanine(10)-N(2))-dimethyltransferase: protein MTKSVFTEGKARFAAPRADKVSRDMSVFYNPAMKLNRDITVAVLSACELTGIYACDIMAATGVRTIRLAKELPEGKLKRIYANDMSHDAVMLLKKNLKLNKIKFENWKKEKERSKNKTLKVIISEKDANMFLLESNGFDYIDIDPFGSPNPFIDSALKRISRGGILAITATDTAPLSGTFEKACERKYYGKPCRNAYMHETGLRMLIRKAQLIGSQYGRALIPIFSYYNLHYFRVFFRCEKSKELADEIIKEHGYLLYCRKCLTTKKADSVFNEKKCSCGQEFSEIGPIYLGKLWDKTLVSKMKKDSSLEKFLSVIESEERIEIPFFYLVGEVCKRSHLSVPKKSMIISGLKKHGLEASETHFDPEGIKTNASPEKIVEMIIKLNSKK from the coding sequence ATGACCAAATCCGTTTTCACTGAGGGAAAGGCCCGGTTTGCTGCTCCGAGGGCTGATAAGGTATCAAGGGATATGAGCGTATTCTACAATCCTGCGATGAAGCTCAACCGCGACATTACAGTTGCAGTGCTTTCTGCCTGCGAATTAACTGGAATATATGCCTGCGACATAATGGCGGCAACTGGAGTCAGGACAATACGGCTTGCAAAAGAACTGCCAGAAGGAAAACTCAAAAGGATTTACGCAAACGACATGTCCCACGATGCAGTCATGCTTCTTAAAAAGAATCTTAAATTAAACAAGATAAAGTTTGAGAACTGGAAAAAAGAGAAAGAGCGCAGCAAAAATAAAACTCTTAAAGTTATAATCTCAGAAAAGGATGCAAACATGTTCCTTCTTGAATCAAATGGATTTGATTACATTGACATTGACCCTTTCGGAAGCCCAAACCCATTTATTGACAGCGCATTAAAAAGGATTTCAAGAGGAGGAATCCTTGCCATAACAGCAACAGACACAGCGCCGCTCTCAGGTACATTTGAGAAGGCCTGCGAAAGAAAGTATTACGGAAAGCCCTGCAGAAACGCATACATGCACGAAACAGGATTAAGAATGCTTATCAGAAAAGCGCAATTGATAGGAAGCCAGTACGGAAGGGCGCTTATCCCGATATTCTCATACTATAACCTGCATTACTTCAGGGTTTTTTTCAGGTGCGAAAAAAGCAAAGAACTTGCTGATGAAATCATCAAAGAGCACGGCTATCTTCTGTACTGCAGAAAATGCCTTACGACAAAAAAGGCAGATTCAGTATTCAACGAGAAAAAGTGCAGCTGCGGGCAAGAATTTTCAGAGATAGGCCCGATTTATCTTGGAAAGCTCTGGGATAAAACTTTAGTTTCAAAAATGAAAAAAGATTCCTCGCTTGAGAAATTCCTTTCTGTTATTGAATCTGAGGAAAGGATAGAAATCCCTTTCTTCTACCTTGTTGGAGAGGTTTGCAAGAGAAGCCACCTCTCTGTTCCAAAGAAATCAATGATAATTTCAGGGCTGAAAAAACATGGGTTAGAAGCATCTGAAACCCACTTTGACCCAGAAGGGATAAAGACGAATGCCTCTCCTGAGAAAATCGTTGAGATGATAATAAAGTTAAATTCTAAAAAATAA
- a CDS encoding thermonuclease family protein, whose protein sequence is MVMRRKVKRIIDGDTFIVNRKIGKTNVVRLAGINAPEKYQFGGKKATNRLRGLIGGKTVTIVPVGTSYHRIVANVRSNRKSINKRLR, encoded by the coding sequence ATGGTAATGAGAAGAAAAGTTAAACGAATCATAGATGGTGATACTTTTATTGTTAACAGAAAAATTGGAAAAACAAATGTGGTGAGGTTAGCTGGAATAAATGCACCTGAAAAATATCAATTTGGTGGTAAAAAAGCTACAAATAGATTAAGAGGATTAATTGGTGGAAAAACAGTAACTATTGTGCCTGTTGGAACGAGTTATCATAGAATAGTTGCAAATGTTAGAAGCAATAGAAAAAGCATTAATAAAAGATTGAGATAA
- a CDS encoding elongation factor 1-beta, producing the protein MASVYVTLRIMPEDPAINLDFIEKEARVHMEKAGVVHSVERVPIAFGLVSLDFILMVDEKKGGTEKLENELSKIPGVSSVQVTDVRRGIG; encoded by the coding sequence ATGGCATCTGTATATGTAACATTGAGGATAATGCCTGAAGACCCTGCCATTAACCTGGATTTCATTGAGAAAGAGGCAAGAGTGCATATGGAGAAGGCAGGAGTTGTGCATTCTGTTGAAAGGGTTCCAATCGCATTCGGGTTGGTTTCCCTGGATTTCATCCTGATGGTGGATGAGAAAAAGGGCGGAACAGAGAAGCTTGAAAACGAGCTTTCGAAGATTCCCGGAGTTTCATCTGTCCAGGTAACTGATGTCAGAAGGGGAATTGGATAA
- a CDS encoding zinc finger domain-containing protein, with the protein MAEDFICMSCKKKITNRPGPTRFTCPSCGKCEIIRCRDCRERAVKYTCPSCGFIGPN; encoded by the coding sequence ATGGCTGAAGATTTTATATGCATGTCATGCAAAAAGAAGATAACCAACAGGCCAGGGCCTACAAGATTCACCTGCCCGTCATGCGGAAAGTGTGAGATTATCAGGTGCAGGGACTGCAGGGAAAGGGCAGTTAAGTACACATGCCCGTCCTGCGGATTTATAGGGCCGAATTAG